The sequence below is a genomic window from Salicibibacter cibarius.
TTGCGTTGGCTCGTTTGCAACGGGCGGTGGAATTGGATCCCAACGATGAAGATGCACGCTTTTATTTCGGGTTAACGCTTGCAAAATCGGAGCTCATAACCGAAGCGATCGAAGCGTTTCAAGCGGTTATCGGTAAAAATGAAGGCCACGCCGATGCCCATTATAATTTGGGGATCGCCTATTTTTCCAAAGAAGAAAAGGAAAAGGCGCTCGATTATTTCAACAAGACGTTGGCGTTGCAACCGGACCATTATTTGGCCGCACACGGGAAAAAGCAAGTGGAGAAAGCGATGGAAAAATAAGCGCTGATTGATGAGGAGGCAAAGTCATGAACGAGGAATGGAAGTCATCGAAGGATAAAATTACCGGAACGGTTAGCCATGTCATTTTTCGGAATGAGAAAAATGGTTATACGGTTTTGAACATCCACGTCGATGATGCAACGCCTGCCATTGAAGCCTCCTCCATTTCTGTCGTCGGCCATTTCCCCTTTCCTCCCGAAGAAGATCTATTGACGTTTTACGGGCAATTTCACGAGCATGAACGTTATGGCCAACAGTTCCACATGGAACTATACGAACCTTATATCCCCGAAGGCAAGCCGGCGGTGATCCAGTATTTATCCAGTGAGCGATTTCCGGGAATCGGAAAGAAAACCGCCTCTCGTGTCGTTGCTGAATTAGGCGAATCGGCGATTGATAAAATCCTCCACCAACCTAACCTTTTGTATGACATTCCCGACATTAAGCGTCAACAAGCGGATGTGCTCACCGAGCGATTAATGGAAGAACAGGAAGTCGCCGGTGTGATGAGCCGCTTGATTACATATGGTTTCGGGACGGAATTGGCCACAAAGATCATTCAGGCTTATAAGGGGGAGACGTTAAACGTTGTGGAAAAAGACCCTTATCAACTCGTTCAAGACATAGAAGGCATCGGTTTTCAAAAAGCCGATGCACTTGGCGCTCAATTAGGGATTGAATCGACGTCGAAGAAACGGTTGAAAGCAGGACTGTTATTTTCGCTGTGGCAAATGTCGCAAAGCATCGGACACGTCTATTTGCCGGTGGACGTATGGACCGAAGAGGCTTTGAAAGTGCTGAATTATCGAAATCATGACGTCGATGCCGAGATGTTAAATCAGGAGGTTATCGAACTTGACGAGGAAGGGACGGTCGCCGTTCCTGACGAACGTGCTTACATATTGTCACTCTTTTTTGCTGAAAAGGGGTTAGCAACGAACGTGAACCGTTTGCTTGAGACAGACGTTCAGGAAACCTTTGCTGAAGACTTGTATTTAAAAACGTTGGGCGAATTGGAAAATGATTTCAAAATCACTTACGCTGATCGGCAAAAAGAAGCGGTCGAGCTTGCCCTAAAGTCTCCGCTCATGATTTTAACCGGTGGCCCCGGAACGGGAAAAACAACCGTTATTCGCGCAATTGTGGAGATGTTCAAACGCATGCGCGGCTGGAACCAGCGAAAAGAAAAAAAGCTCCCGGTTCTGCTTGCCGCGCCCACAGGGAGAGCCGCGAAACGAATGGCAGAGGCAACCGGTTTGAAGGCCTTTACCATTCATAAATGGCTCGGCTGGCGCGGCGAAGAAGAGGAATTTCTTGAGCACGATGAAGAGAACCCACTCGAAGGGGAACTGTTGATCATCGATGAAGCCTCAATGATCGATCTATGGCTTGCCAATCAACTATTCAAGGCGATACCGGCCGGGATGCAAGTGATTATCGTCGGTGACGAAGATCAATTGCCATCCGTAGGCCCGGGGCAAGTGCTCGGGGATTTGCTTCGATCGGAAACAATTCCGTCGATATCGTTGTCGGCGGTTTACCGTCAAGCCGAAGGCTCATCGATCATTGATTTAGCGCATGATTTAAAAGAAGGTCAGTTATCCGCTGATTTAAAAGAAACGAAACCGGATCGATCGTTCATTGCATGTCACGGAACGCGCATGCCTGACGTTATTCTGCAAATATGCCAAAAAGCGATGGAAAAAGGCTATTCCGCGCGTGAAATTCAAGTGCTCGCCCCGATGTATAAAGGGACGGCCGGCATACATTTGCTGAATGAAAAACTGCAAGCCCTCTTTAATCCACCGAAACAAGGGAAGCGATCCATGACGTATGGCGATGTCGTCTTTCGCAATGGCGATATCGTCTTGCAGCTCGTCAATAATCCCGAGGACAATGTTTTTAACGGAGACCGCGGCGAAATCATCGCTCTTTTAAAAGAAAAAGAAACTGAAGATGGCAAAGAAAAACTCGTCGTTACGTTTGACGGCATTGAAGTTTACTATGAAAAACAAGACTTAAAACAAATCACACTCGCGTATTGTTCCTCGATTCATAAAGCCCAAGGGAGCGAATTCCCGATCGTGATCGTCCCATTATCCATGTCCTATCGCCGGATGTTGAAAAGGAACTTGCTTTATACAGCAATAACGAGAGCGCGTGATTCATTAATCATGGTCGGCGAACAGCGGGCATTTTCATTGGCTGTGGAAACGAATGATCAACACAGTCGATATTCCCATTTGCACCAGCGCATACAGGAAGCAAGTACCAATCATGAAAACGTCAAGGAAGGACAATACTAAGCTTCCTGGCCTTTTATGTATAGCTGAAGGATGATTTGACCATTCTGTGAAAAAGATGTTTTTCACAGGAGGGTCTGTATGGTTCATTGTCCAAATTGCCTTTTAAAAGATTTAGGAAAAATTGGCACTGCACAATATTACTGTGGGCGCTGTGGCATAGAAATCGTTATCCAAGGGGAACATTTAGCTGTTTTCCAAGTTGAGGAAGACGGATCGCTTAGTTCATTGGATGACCTCTTTAGCGATGAGGAACGCCGGATAAATACAGAAGCGAGTCCCCAGCTCATACAAAAAGCGTCAGGACGGTAAATATTGATGTATGAATGGAGGGTCGCCCATGAATAACAAAGCTGCCTCTTCACTGTTGATTGCAGGAATCGGGTCTGTCGGCACAGCCATTTATATGTACAGTGCCCAGCAACGACGCTCAAGCCCTAATTGGATGTCAAAACTTAAGAAAAACAGGTACTACAAACAATTGCGCAAAGCATACAGGCGCACTTTCTAGGTGTGAAAATCGCCCGTTGTCATGAGACGGGCGATTTTTACGTAGGAGTTGTTGTTCATGGATCCCGGCATAAAGGAATATGTGGCTGAACGGTCGCCATGAACGGGTTATGGCGACCGAACGTCCTGAAAAAGAGAGCGCACGGTTCGTCATGAACGGGGCATAGAGCACGAACGTGGTGAAAAAGAGAATGAAAGGTCACCATGAACGGCTCATGGCACCCGAATGGACCGAATCCCAAAGCTAGTGGTTGCCATTGCAAAAAATATGCCGAAATTCTCAGCGGACGCCTACCTTTTCGAATAATCATCCCTCAACAGTAAATGCTAATCATACTAAGATGCTGTGGAGGTAGGGATGACATCACGGAAAGGCTTGCTTCGGTCACTTTTTGTACTTATATTGCTGGCTTGTTTATATTTTTTATACTTACTGACACCTGTATGGAAGCCAGTGCTGGTCAGTATTGGAAAAATCATCTTACCGTTTTTGCTTGCCGGTTTACTCGCGTACCTCTTGCATCCTATCATCGCCTTTTTGCAGCGAAAGGGATTACCAAGGTGGGCGTCTGTATTGCTCATTTATTTGCTGTTTTTTGGCGGGGGCATTTGGCTATTGATTGAAATGGCGCCCGTTTTGGCTCGTCAATATCGGGAGATTGTCAATGAATTGCCGGGATGGATTCACGCCTTAGAATCCGGGTGGCTCTCCATGCACCGCCAGATCGATACACTGCCTCCCATCATTCATGATCAGGTCGAAGAGGGCGTCGTGCAACTGGAAGCCAACGGAGAAGATATGCTGGATGGGGTGATGGACCGATGGCCTGCGATCATTGAAGGGGTTGTCATGCTTTTTTTGCTTCCTTTTTTAGTCTTCTATTTGCTAAAGGATTTATATGCATTTGAAAAAGCGGCCACGTATGTCATCCCTAAACGTTGGCAGGAAAATGGAAAAAAATTTGTGAAGGCTGTCGATTCAGCGCTCGGCTTTTATATTCGGGGACAAATCGTCGTTTCTCTCTGCGTGGGCGCTCTTTCGATCGTTGCGTTGTGGATGGTCCAGCTTCCTTATCCTTTAATCCTCGGGATTTTCATGGGAATGACTGACTTGATCCCTTATGTCGGCCCTTATATTGGTGCGGTTCCCGCTGTTATCGTCGCGCTTGGTATGTCCTGGAAAACTGTTTTATTTACAATCATCGCCATTACCGTTGTGCAACAGTTGGAAAGCAATGTCCTATCCCCCTATATCATGGGAAAAAGTGCCCACCTTCATCCGTTGTTGATTTTACTCGCATTGTTGATCGGTTACGAATTCGCGGGATTTATCGGGCTCCTCGTTGCCGTTCCGTTATTTGTGATCGGCGGTGAAGTCGTGCGGGTTTTCCGTAAAAAAGAAGAAAATGAGGAAGTTTATTGAGTTCCTCATTTTCCTCTTCGTCTGTTCAGTTCTTGCGGACATATTCTTGCTTTTCTTCGTCATAAGTCGCGTTTTCCACGAATTCAAATTCTTCGAGAATATGATCCGCCGGCCGCTGATTGAGCAAGCTCACGATGATAATCGCCAAGCTTCCCAAAACAAATCCGGGAACGATTTCATAGAGGTCAAACAAGCCGCCTGCAAAGAAATTCCATACAATAACGGTGAGGCCGCCGGTGGCAATCCCGGCAACCGCTCCCCAGGCGGTCATGCGCCGCCAGAAAACGCTGAATAACATCACTGGGCCAAAGGCCGCGCCGAATCCGGCCCAGGCATATTCCACGAGTTCCAGCACCGTGCTCTCCGGGTCGTACGCCAAAAAGGTGGCAATGAGCGCAATCACGATGACACCGGCACGGCCGACCCAGACGAGTTCATTTGCCGAAGCATTGGGTTTAATGAACCTTCGGTAGAAGTCCTCGGTAAGCGCGCTTGATGACACGAGCAGTTGTGAATCAATCGTGCTCATAATCGCGGCCAGGATGGCGGCGAGTAAAAAACCGGCGACCCAAGGGTTAAAGAGCACTTGCGTGAAAAGGATATATGCGGTTTCTTCATCTGCCAATGGCGAGCCTGCGCCTGCCCCTTCAAAGTAAGCGATACCAATGAAGCCGACGAAAACCGCTCCAAGGAGGCCGAAAGTCATCCACGTCATGCCGATAAAACGTGCCGCAGGGATTTCTTTTTCGGAACGAATGGCCATAAAACGGGTGATGATATGCGGTTGCCCAAAGTAACCAAGGCCCCACGCGAGTAGAGAAATGATCGCGATCGCCGAGGTGCCTGCGAAAGCATCCAAATAGGCAGGGTCGATATCTGCAATATGGGAAACCGTGCTGTTCCATCCACCCATTTCGATTACGGCAACAATTGGAACGACGATAAGACCCAAAAACATGAGGATCCCCTGAATAAAATCGGTGTAACTGACAGCGAGAAACCCGCCTAAAAACGTATAGGAGATAATGACGATCGCGCCGATCCAAAGAGCGGTCTGATATTCCCAGCCAAAGGTGCTGGAAAATAAAAGTGCGCCGCCGACGAGACCCGATGATGTATAGAACGTAAAGAACAAAAGTATGAAAAATGCAGACACGATGCGTAACGTTTTCGTCTGTGTGATTTTTGTTTCATCGCGAAAGCGTTTATCTAGAAAGTCGGGTAGTGTAATCGCGTTCCGGGCAATTTCCGTGTAGCGGCGCAGCCGTTTGGCGAGAAATTGCCAATTTAGATAAGCCCCGATCGTTAACCCTATCGGCAGCCACATTTCGCTCATTCCCGACAAGTAGACAGCGCCGGGAAGCCCAAGGATCATGAACGCGCTCATATCGGAGGCTCCGGCGCTTAAAGCGGTCACCCAACTGTTCAATCTTCTGCCGCCTAAAACATAATCCGATAAAGTAGAAGTGGTACGGTAAAAGATAATCCCGATGATTATCATCCCGACGATGTAGATGATAAATGTTATTAACGTAGGAATATCAAGATCCATTTTCTCCCCTCCTTGCTCTTAACAAACTGATCAAAGACAGAAGAACCGTTGCTAGCATTGGAACGAGCAACCAGAACCAGGTGGCAAACGACATCGTAACCCTCCCTTTACGTTGCGAATCCTCACGGGCTCGCATTTGGTCCGTTAGAGGGATTAGTTTGAGTAAGTAATCCCTTAGGGAATCGCTTTTTGTTCGTTTGAGGGATTAAATCGAGTTAGTAATCCCTCTCAGAATCACTATCCGTCGGTGTGAGGGATTACATTGATTAAGTAATCCCTCATGGAATCATTTTCCCTCCGTTTGAGGGATTGTGGAATGTGCCATTCCTTTGATTAATAACGCCAGTGTCGCCATATCGCCAACTAAATACGTTTCTTTTACATTCGCTGGCCGAATGTCGCCATAACGGTTCACCCAGCATGATTGAACACCTAATTCATGGGCTGGAACGACATCATATTTGAAGCCGAAACCAACGTGAAGCAACTCTGATCGATCGACGCCTAATCGTTCCATGGCCAAATGAAACCCTCGATGATTGGCCTTATAAACACCGGCCTGTTCGGCTGTAATGATTTCATCAAAATCAACCCCCAAATGTTTGACGGTTTCATTAATAATAGCGTCGTCCGTATTCGTAATCAGGGCTATTTTGGTAAGTTTTTTTAATTCCAGCAAAGCTTTTTTGGCATCCGGGAAAGGCTCCCAGCTTCCCATGGATTCAGAGAAAGCGATACAATCATCCGTGCTAAAAGGATAACCACAGTCCCGAAACGACATCGCCATTGTATGTTTCAAGACTTCCTTATATGGACGGTAGTGATCTTGGATATAGGTGAACTGAATGCTTTCCCAATGTTTCTGAAGAGCGACAACATCAGCATCGTTTATATCATACTGACTCAAAATACGCTTAAAATAATTTTGAACGGCCTGATCCCAGTCAATGATCGTTCCATAACAATCGAAAGTGATCGCTTTTGGTATCGCCATGATTAACCTCCCTATATAAATGTATATCGTTACTATATGACTTGTTATGATGCTTTATTATTTAGAAAACATTCCCCGCAGGGCAAATGTAACGTTTTGCGGTCGCTCCGCCAACCGTCTCATGAAATAGCCGTACCAATCTCTGCCAAACGGGACGTATGTGCGAAAACGGTAGCCTTCATCGACGAGGGTTTGTTGTAAATCGTTACGGAAACCGTAAAGCATTTGAAATTCGAACATGTCTCTCGGGATATGGTTTTTTTCTGTAAACGCTTTAATTTCGGCGATGATTTCATGGTCATGGGTGCCGATGGCTGCATAGCTTTCATTAAGCAGATGCGTTTGCACCATATTCACAAAGTTTTTGTCAATATCTTTTTTATCTTGATAGGCGATGGTTGATGATTCTTTATACGCTCCTTTGACGATGCGAAGCGGAACCCCAGCCAACTGTTCGGTATCCTCGATGCTTCTATGCAGGTAGGATTGCAAAACGGTGCCCACGTTGTCATATTTTTTTCGTAAGGCTCTTAAGATGTCCAGTGTCTGGCCATAGTGATTGTAATCTTCCATATCGATGTTAATCGTGTTGTCATAGATGGCCGCGCGTTCGCAAAGTGCTGATATCTGTTGCCAACAGAGTGCTTCATCAACATCCAGTCCGAGTTTGGTGAGCTTAACGGAAAGGGTGCAATGGACGCCATGTTCGTGGAGAACATCCAGAGTATGCAGGCCTTCTCGCAGGGATTCGCGCGCTTCTTGGGCGTCATTGACGAACTCGCCAAGATGATCAAGAGTGACCATGCGACCGCTGTCATTCAAATCCTTAATTTTTTCGATCGCGCTTTCGACGGTCAAACCGGCAACGACTTTTGAAGCCCCGAGTTTCAATCCCCATCGTTTTGCTCCTCTATTCAAGACTTTATTGTTTGATAACGAGCTAAAGAAATTACGGGATAGTTTCTGTATCATCATGGTGACCCCTCATAATCTATTTTAGAATTAGGACTCTGTCCCTGGGGACAGAGCCTATTTTCGTTTCCATTAAAACTGATCGCAAACGGTTTTTGGATCCATAAAGTGGAGGATATATCCCGGACCACCGGCTTTGGAGTCGGTACCGGACAATTTAAAACCGCCGAATGGTTGGTAGCCAACGATCGCTGCTGTACAACCGCGGTTAAAGTAAAGGTTGCCGACGTGAAATTCCCTGCGCGCTTTTTCCATGTGGGCCCGGTTGTTGGAAATGACCGAACCGGTTAAACCATAGTCTGTGTTGTTGGCAATATCGATGAGCTCTTGAAAGTCCTTCGCTTTCGCAAAGGCCACGACCGGCCCGAAGATTTCTTCCTGCATGATACGCGCGTGTGGATCTGCGTCGGCAAAAATCGTCGGCTGGATGAAGTAGCCGTTGTCATCATTTCCGGTCCCGCCGGTCACGAGACGCGCTTCCTGTTTGCCGATATCAATGTAATCAAGAATTTTATCATAGGCGGCTTGCTCGCACACGGGTCCCATGTATGTCTCCGCCTTTTGTGGATCATCGACAGTCAGCTCTTCGGTTATTCTCGCCACTTTATCGAGAACTTCATCGTAGACGTCTTCATGAGCGACGACACGTGAGCATGCAGAACATTTTTGGCCGCTGAAACCGTAAGCCGATTGCACGATGGCTTCGGCGGCAAGGTTAAGATCAGCCTCATTGTCGACGATAATCGTATCTTTTCCGCCCATTTCAATCGCGGTCTTTTTCAAGAAGTTTTGGCCTGGCTGAACTTTTGCTGCTTTCTCGTAAATGCCAATGCCAACGTCTTTTGAGCCGGTGAAATTGATGAAGCGTGTTTTCGGATGTTCGACGAGATAGTCGCCGATTTCCCCGCCGCTCCCCGGAATAAAATTGACGACGCCCGCGGGCATACCTGCTTCTTCAAGCACTTCCATGAATTTATAGGTGATAACCGGGGTAAGGCTTGCCGGTTTAAGCAAGATGGTATTGCCTGCGACCATCGGGCCAACGGTCGTTCCTGCCATGATGGCAAACGGCAAGTTCCAGGGGGAAATAGTCAAACCCACACCAAGGGTTGATACGTATATTGGTTGTGTTCAAACCAGCGGCTGTTGATGGCTTCGCCATCTTTAAGCTCGACCATTTGCCGCGCGTAATATTCCAGGAAATCGATCGCTTCGGCGGAATCGGCGTCTGCTTCTTTTCGTGTTTTCCCGATTTCATAAGCCATCCAAGCAGAGAATTCATGCTTGCGGCGGCGGGCGATGGCTGCGGCTCGGAAAAGTACGTTCGCGCGGGCTTCCGGATCCCAGCCGCTCCACACGTTGAATGCCTTTTGTGCTTTTTCCATTGCTTGTTCCGCAAGCGCTTGAT
It includes:
- the recD2 gene encoding SF1B family DNA helicase RecD2 — protein: MNEEWKSSKDKITGTVSHVIFRNEKNGYTVLNIHVDDATPAIEASSISVVGHFPFPPEEDLLTFYGQFHEHERYGQQFHMELYEPYIPEGKPAVIQYLSSERFPGIGKKTASRVVAELGESAIDKILHQPNLLYDIPDIKRQQADVLTERLMEEQEVAGVMSRLITYGFGTELATKIIQAYKGETLNVVEKDPYQLVQDIEGIGFQKADALGAQLGIESTSKKRLKAGLLFSLWQMSQSIGHVYLPVDVWTEEALKVLNYRNHDVDAEMLNQEVIELDEEGTVAVPDERAYILSLFFAEKGLATNVNRLLETDVQETFAEDLYLKTLGELENDFKITYADRQKEAVELALKSPLMILTGGPGTGKTTVIRAIVEMFKRMRGWNQRKEKKLPVLLAAPTGRAAKRMAEATGLKAFTIHKWLGWRGEEEEFLEHDEENPLEGELLIIDEASMIDLWLANQLFKAIPAGMQVIIVGDEDQLPSVGPGQVLGDLLRSETIPSISLSAVYRQAEGSSIIDLAHDLKEGQLSADLKETKPDRSFIACHGTRMPDVILQICQKAMEKGYSAREIQVLAPMYKGTAGIHLLNEKLQALFNPPKQGKRSMTYGDVVFRNGDIVLQLVNNPEDNVFNGDRGEIIALLKEKETEDGKEKLVVTFDGIEVYYEKQDLKQITLAYCSSIHKAQGSEFPIVIVPLSMSYRRMLKRNLLYTAITRARDSLIMVGEQRAFSLAVETNDQHSRYSHLHQRIQEASTNHENVKEGQY
- a CDS encoding AI-2E family transporter is translated as MTSRKGLLRSLFVLILLACLYFLYLLTPVWKPVLVSIGKIILPFLLAGLLAYLLHPIIAFLQRKGLPRWASVLLIYLLFFGGGIWLLIEMAPVLARQYREIVNELPGWIHALESGWLSMHRQIDTLPPIIHDQVEEGVVQLEANGEDMLDGVMDRWPAIIEGVVMLFLLPFLVFYLLKDLYAFEKAATYVIPKRWQENGKKFVKAVDSALGFYIRGQIVVSLCVGALSIVALWMVQLPYPLILGIFMGMTDLIPYVGPYIGAVPAVIVALGMSWKTVLFTIIAITVVQQLESNVLSPYIMGKSAHLHPLLILLALLIGYEFAGFIGLLVAVPLFVIGGEVVRVFRKKEENEEVY
- the putP gene encoding sodium/proline symporter PutP — protein: MDLDIPTLITFIIYIVGMIIIGIIFYRTTSTLSDYVLGGRRLNSWVTALSAGASDMSAFMILGLPGAVYLSGMSEMWLPIGLTIGAYLNWQFLAKRLRRYTEIARNAITLPDFLDKRFRDETKITQTKTLRIVSAFFILLFFTFYTSSGLVGGALLFSSTFGWEYQTALWIGAIVIISYTFLGGFLAVSYTDFIQGILMFLGLIVVPIVAVIEMGGWNSTVSHIADIDPAYLDAFAGTSAIAIISLLAWGLGYFGQPHIITRFMAIRSEKEIPAARFIGMTWMTFGLLGAVFVGFIGIAYFEGAGAGSPLADEETAYILFTQVLFNPWVAGFLLAAILAAIMSTIDSQLLVSSSALTEDFYRRFIKPNASANELVWVGRAGVIVIALIATFLAYDPESTVLELVEYAWAGFGAAFGPVMLFSVFWRRMTAWGAVAGIATGGLTVIVWNFFAGGLFDLYEIVPGFVLGSLAIIIVSLLNQRPADHILEEFEFVENATYDEEKQEYVRKN
- a CDS encoding haloacid dehalogenase type II, which encodes MAIPKAITFDCYGTIIDWDQAVQNYFKRILSQYDINDADVVALQKHWESIQFTYIQDHYRPYKEVLKHTMAMSFRDCGYPFSTDDCIAFSESMGSWEPFPDAKKALLELKKLTKIALITNTDDAIINETVKHLGVDFDEIITAEQAGVYKANHRGFHLAMERLGVDRSELLHVGFGFKYDVVPAHELGVQSCWVNRYGDIRPANVKETYLVGDMATLALLIKGMAHSTIPQTEGK
- a CDS encoding proline dehydrogenase family protein is translated as MIQKLSRNFFSSLSNNKVLNRGAKRWGLKLGASKVVAGLTVESAIEKIKDLNDSGRMVTLDHLGEFVNDAQEARESLREGLHTLDVLHEHGVHCTLSVKLTKLGLDVDEALCWQQISALCERAAIYDNTINIDMEDYNHYGQTLDILRALRKKYDNVGTVLQSYLHRSIEDTEQLAGVPLRIVKGAYKESSTIAYQDKKDIDKNFVNMVQTHLLNESYAAIGTHDHEIIAEIKAFTEKNHIPRDMFEFQMLYGFRNDLQQTLVDEGYRFRTYVPFGRDWYGYFMRRLAERPQNVTFALRGMFSK